A segment of the Anaerohalosphaeraceae bacterium genome:
AACCTGCTGCTGCAGAAGTTTCCAGCCCCGTCGTTTTCGGCTTCTGCGAAGGTTCGGCTTGTCCCGGAACAGCAGGTCATCCGCGGCGGGCTCGTGGTTTTTGGCGATGATTATTCGGCCCTCGAGCTGGCCGTCAAGGACCGTTCGCTTGTGCTGCGGCTGGTGGTCTGTATGCAGGCCGAACAGGGCGGACGGGAAGGGCTGGCCGCCGAAATCCCCCTTCAGACAGACACGGTGATTCTGCGGGTTCAGGTGACTGCCCCCAACGCCCTCTGTCAGTTCAGCTACAGTCTTGACGGCAAAGAGTTTATCTCGGTCGGGCGGCCGTTTCCGGCCAAAGCGGGACGATGGGTCGGGGCGAAGGTCGGCTTGTACTGTGTTTCGCAGGCCGGCTCACGGGCAGGCGGCTATCTGGATGCCGACTGGTTTCGAATCGAGTAGCCGAAGTCCGGCACAGCAAAGCAGGGAAAGCCCAAAATGGGGAATCCGGCGGCACTACTGGCCGTCCGTCCACTTGCGAATCCCCGGCGGCTGTTTGATGCCGCCCCGTCCATTGGACAAATGAAAGTCGCGGATAATATCCGCCGCTTTCTGCGGGTCATCACAGACGGTAAAGACGTTCAGGTCTTCCGGGTCAATATATTGATGCTTTTTCTGCATAACCTCCGTCAGCCAGTCCACCAGTCCCTTCCAGAACTCGCTGCCCATGCAAACCACCGGGAAATAGGCCTGTTTAAGGGTCTGAATCAGCACAAGGGCCTCAAAATATTCATCCATTGTGCCGAAGCCGCCGGGCATCACGACGAAGCCGTGTGCATATTTGAGGAACATCACTTTCCGGCAGAAGAAATACCGAAAGTGCAGGGAGAGGTTCTGATATTGGTTGGGAATCTGCTCGTGAGGCAGCTCGATGTTCAGCCCGATGCTTTTGACACCGGCCCGGCGTGCGCCTTTATTGGCGGCCTCCATGATTCCGCCGCCGCCGCCGGTAATAACGGAAAATCCTGCTTTTCCGATTAAATAGGCGGTTTCTTCGGCCAGCTGATAGTAGCGTCCATCCCGTTGTTCACGGGCCGAACCAAAAATGGATACAGCCGGACCGATATTGGCCAGTTCTTCGAATCCTTCCACGAACTCGGCCATAATCCGAAAGATTCGCCACGGTTCTTCTGCAGGCAGTTTGCTGTATTCTGTCATCCATAATCTCCGGAAACAAAAAACTCCATATCTATATCGGCCAGTCAAGCCTGAAAATCAAGTCTTTGTTTTTACAATCCATTTGGAAGGATGTTTGGGAAATAATGAATGATAAAAGGAGGTCTACAATGTCCTGTATCGGCCAATACAAACAAAAAAACGCTCTTCCCCCGGAATAGAGCGTTCTTTTGTTTTCCCCTTGCAAGCTGTTTTGTTCGGCTTGCAAACACCCACCCAACCGCGATTACAGGTTCGGTACCGGGCCGGTGGTCTGGGCCTCAAAAAACTGCACCGGCAACAGTACCTTCAGGGGCGGACTTTTCGGATAGCGGATGCGATTCAGCAGCCGACGCAGCGATTCGGCCCCCAACCGAAGCGCTGGGACGGATATGCTGGTTAATCGCGGGCAGCCGAGCGTGTTGTCTTCACTGTTGTCAAAACCCGCTATCGAAACATCCCCCGGAACACGAAGCCCCCGATCAAACAGTCCTCGGCAAAGCAAATAACCCACCCAGTCATTGGCACAAACCCACGCACGAACTCCCTTTTTCACACGTTCGAGCACTCGGTCCAATTGTCCGTTCAGGTCCAGCTCCTTGTCCTCGAGTGTCCCGGGGCCCAGTTGACAGACGTTCTCGGGGACAAAGGGCAGGCCCAGACGGCACAGGGAGTTGACGTACATTGCAAAACGATTTCTGGCAAAGACCACCTGACCGCAGTTGCCGAAAAAGCCGATTTGCGTATGGCCGAGCAGAATCAGATGGTCCATCAGCATCGAAATCCCCTGGTTTTCATCCACGCTGAT
Coding sequences within it:
- a CDS encoding TIGR00730 family Rossman fold protein produces the protein MTEYSKLPAEEPWRIFRIMAEFVEGFEELANIGPAVSIFGSAREQRDGRYYQLAEETAYLIGKAGFSVITGGGGGIMEAANKGARRAGVKSIGLNIELPHEQIPNQYQNLSLHFRYFFCRKVMFLKYAHGFVVMPGGFGTMDEYFEALVLIQTLKQAYFPVVCMGSEFWKGLVDWLTEVMQKKHQYIDPEDLNVFTVCDDPQKAADIIRDFHLSNGRGGIKQPPGIRKWTDGQ
- a CDS encoding LacI family DNA-binding transcriptional regulator — encoded protein: MTQKRVNQKDIAEKLNISVATVSKALRGDYSDINEETRQRVLNMATKLGYDTGTHIRQAIEEETKPCMVGVLILRKHHEWQHTHYFAGMSEKCAKMNVSLIVHYIEEEDSRQILYPENQPPAMRDGQIQGLILANHWPMDVVRTLSETFPCVSILYDYSPLPIDVISVDENQGISMLMDHLILLGHTQIGFFGNCGQVVFARNRFAMYVNSLCRLGLPFVPENVCQLGPGTLEDKELDLNGQLDRVLERVKKGVRAWVCANDWVGYLLCRGLFDRGLRVPGDVSIAGFDNSEDNTLGCPRLTSISVPALRLGAESLRRLLNRIRYPKSPPLKVLLPVQFFEAQTTGPVPNL